The Deltaproteobacteria bacterium genome window below encodes:
- a CDS encoding CDP-alcohol phosphatidyltransferase family protein has protein sequence MPLRRFLRYVAPNLVTAMGMAFGLSSLVASYEHRLVDAAWLIIWAVLADRLDGLVARSLRATSDFGVQMDSFADATNFGVAPAFLVFVTLEHAPAIGFASGSGRMVLLGACGLWALANVFRLAKFNVVAEAPSTGLKVFFGVPTTLAAGVLIIWYLVLAKYAPAEGPLTFADPGGGPRLLGALTIPSSVWSYVPAAMIAGAFLMASNLPIPKLQGTPNRVVLVVMLALVGSGYVCGMLRTLPEYMAVLPSSWLVVSLVWGQMSNRARSLAPPPVLPDPGPLRQRR, from the coding sequence ATGCCCCTGCGACGCTTCCTCCGCTATGTCGCGCCCAATCTCGTCACCGCGATGGGCATGGCCTTCGGGTTGTCGTCGCTGGTCGCCAGCTACGAGCACCGGCTGGTCGACGCCGCGTGGCTCATCATCTGGGCCGTGCTCGCCGACCGGCTCGACGGCCTGGTCGCGCGCTCGCTGCGGGCGACCAGCGACTTCGGCGTGCAGATGGACTCGTTCGCCGATGCGACCAACTTCGGCGTCGCGCCGGCGTTCCTGGTGTTCGTCACGCTCGAGCACGCACCGGCGATCGGCTTCGCCAGTGGGAGCGGGCGCATGGTCCTGCTCGGCGCGTGCGGTCTGTGGGCGCTCGCCAACGTGTTCCGGCTGGCCAAGTTCAACGTCGTGGCCGAGGCCCCGAGCACCGGGCTCAAGGTCTTCTTCGGCGTGCCGACCACGCTCGCGGCCGGCGTGCTCATCATCTGGTACCTGGTGCTCGCCAAGTACGCACCGGCCGAGGGGCCGCTGACCTTCGCCGATCCCGGGGGCGGGCCGCGCCTGCTCGGCGCGCTGACGATCCCATCGTCGGTGTGGAGCTACGTGCCGGCCGCGATGATCGCGGGCGCGTTCCTCATGGCCTCGAACCTGCCGATCCCGAAGCTGCAGGGCACGCCCAACCGCGTGGTGCTCGTCGTCATGCTGGCGCTGGTCGGCAGCGGCTACGTCTGCGGCATGCTGCGCACGCTGCCGGAGTACATGGCCGTGCTGCCGAGCAGCTGGCTGGTGGTCTCGTTGGTGTGGGGGCAGATGTCGAACCGGGCGCGCAGCCTCGCGCCGCCGCCCGTGTTGCCCGACCCTGGGCCGCTACGTCAGCGTCGCTGA
- the amrB gene encoding AmmeMemoRadiSam system protein B, with translation MGRHAHEHDRARPPAVAGRFYPDRPEQLSAALAQLMPHDDAPARARLLVGPHAGWMYSGAIAGATWAATSVPDRVILLAPNHTGAGVSASLWSGGPWLLPGGAIAIDEELRAALSAVAPLQLDAQAHLREHAIEVHLPLLRARNPAARIVPIVLAGMSAAACAALGRAIAGVLARAGDGVLLVASTDMSHYVTAQEAATLDGHALAHVLALDPDGLHRTVQREHISMCGYVPTCVGLHAALAAGAQTARLVRYDHSGSVSGDLARVVGYAGLLVA, from the coding sequence ATGGGTAGGCACGCGCACGAGCACGATCGCGCCCGGCCGCCCGCGGTCGCCGGGCGCTTCTATCCCGATCGGCCGGAGCAGCTGAGCGCCGCACTCGCGCAGCTGATGCCGCACGACGACGCGCCCGCGCGGGCGCGCCTGCTGGTCGGACCGCACGCGGGGTGGATGTACAGCGGCGCGATCGCGGGCGCGACCTGGGCCGCCACCTCGGTGCCCGACCGCGTGATCCTGCTGGCGCCGAACCACACCGGTGCCGGCGTGTCGGCGTCGCTGTGGTCGGGCGGTCCGTGGCTGCTCCCGGGGGGCGCGATCGCGATCGACGAGGAGCTGCGCGCGGCGTTGTCCGCGGTCGCGCCGCTGCAGCTCGACGCGCAGGCGCACCTGCGCGAGCACGCGATCGAGGTGCACCTGCCGCTGCTGCGCGCGCGCAACCCCGCCGCGCGCATCGTGCCGATCGTGCTCGCGGGCATGTCGGCCGCCGCGTGTGCCGCCCTGGGCCGCGCGATCGCGGGCGTGCTCGCACGCGCCGGCGACGGTGTGCTGCTGGTCGCGAGCACGGACATGTCCCATTACGTCACCGCGCAGGAGGCCGCGACCCTCGATGGGCACGCGCTCGCGCACGTGCTCGCGCTCGATCCCGACGGTCTGCATCGCACCGTGCAGCGCGAGCACATCTCGATGTGCGGCTACGTGCCGACCTGCGTGGGGCTGCACGCGGCCCTCGCCGCCGGGGCGCAGACGGCGAGGCTGGTCCGCTACGATCACAGCGGCAGCGTGAGCGGCGATCTCGCGCGCGTGGTCGGCTATGCCGGCCTGCTGGTCGCCTGA
- a CDS encoding carboxypeptidase regulatory-like domain-containing protein, with amino-acid sequence MSPLALALAVATTGCLTSGGPTTVPSTSRGGVTFIGPRCADVRSCLVGQVTAAETAAPLSRAAVFLEREDDSGHRILTLTDDQGVFTVVDAPSGRYRLAIYKDARRLEARGLRLGDPGTTLVPVRLPAG; translated from the coding sequence ATGTCGCCGCTCGCGCTCGCGCTCGCGGTGGCGACGACGGGCTGCCTCACCAGCGGGGGTCCGACCACGGTGCCGAGCACATCGCGCGGCGGCGTCACGTTCATCGGGCCGCGCTGCGCTGACGTGCGCTCGTGCCTGGTCGGGCAGGTCACCGCGGCCGAGACCGCCGCGCCGCTGTCGCGCGCCGCGGTCTTCCTCGAGCGCGAGGACGACAGCGGCCACCGCATCCTGACGCTGACCGATGACCAGGGTGTGTTCACCGTGGTCGACGCGCCCTCGGGTCGCTATCGCCTGGCGATTTACAAGGATGCGCGCCGACTCGAAGCACGCGGTCTGAGGCTGGGCGATCCCGGCACCACGCTGGTGCCCGTGCGCTTGCCGGCCGGCTGA
- a CDS encoding cation transporter, whose amino-acid sequence MTDAKGLLRYAWLSVAAAITTIGLKAAAWWWTGSVGLLSDALESGVNLVAALVALQAVRLSQSPADARHEYGHEKIEYFSSGLEGGLVLAAALAIVVAAVERLIHPAPVEGLGLGLVISAIAAAVNLAVARVLLRVGRTRGSIALEADGHHLMSDVWTSLGVIGGVGLVAVTGIERLDPVVAIAVALAIARMGVRLVSHAISGLLDVAVAPQERAALVAVLDRFARSHGAQWHALRTRQAAARRFVSVHVLVPGAWTVQQGHDLCEAIEVELAAVRPPTTVFTHLEPLEDPASFADQALDRLPPEP is encoded by the coding sequence ATGACGGACGCCAAGGGCCTGCTGCGCTACGCCTGGCTGTCGGTCGCGGCCGCGATCACCACCATCGGGCTCAAGGCCGCCGCGTGGTGGTGGACCGGCTCGGTCGGGCTGTTGTCCGACGCACTCGAGTCGGGGGTCAACCTGGTCGCCGCGCTGGTGGCCCTGCAGGCGGTGCGGCTGTCGCAGTCGCCCGCCGACGCCCGCCACGAGTACGGCCACGAGAAGATCGAGTACTTCTCGAGCGGTCTCGAGGGCGGTCTGGTGCTGGCGGCAGCGCTCGCGATCGTGGTCGCGGCCGTCGAGCGCCTGATCCACCCCGCGCCGGTCGAGGGGCTCGGACTCGGCCTGGTGATCTCGGCCATCGCGGCCGCGGTCAACCTCGCGGTCGCGCGGGTGTTGCTGCGGGTCGGTCGCACGCGGGGATCGATCGCGCTCGAGGCCGACGGTCACCACCTCATGAGCGATGTGTGGACCTCGCTCGGCGTGATCGGTGGGGTCGGGCTGGTGGCGGTCACCGGCATCGAGCGGCTCGATCCGGTGGTGGCGATCGCGGTCGCCCTCGCGATCGCGCGCATGGGCGTGCGGCTGGTCTCCCACGCGATCTCGGGCCTGCTCGACGTCGCGGTGGCGCCGCAGGAGCGCGCGGCACTGGTGGCGGTGCTCGATCGCTTCGCCCGCAGTCACGGCGCGCAGTGGCACGCCCTGCGCACGCGCCAGGCCGCAGCCAGGCGCTTCGTGTCGGTGCACGTGCTGGTGCCCGGGGCGTGGACGGTGCAGCAGGGACACGACCTGTGCGAGGCCATCGAGGTCGAGCTGGCGGCGGTGCGGCCCCCGACCACCGTCTTCACCCACCTCGAGCCGCTCGAGGATCCGGCGTCCTTTGCCGATCAAGCGCTCGATCGCTTGCCACCCGAGCCCTGA
- a CDS encoding low molecular weight phosphotyrosine protein phosphatase: MTVGVLFVCHANLCRSPLAEGIFAHHVRARGLADRFVIDSAGCWAADGASPHPHSVEVAARHGIDLPALVGRSRGVVPDDLHRFDHVLAMDRANLDDLQRLQRLSAFGPVQGGKARVRLLRHVVDPKAQGSDADVPDPVRRGIEAYEHVFAILERACVGLLDELPTP, translated from the coding sequence ATGACCGTCGGCGTGCTGTTCGTGTGCCACGCGAACCTCTGTCGTTCGCCGCTGGCCGAAGGCATCTTCGCCCACCACGTGCGCGCGCGTGGACTGGCCGATCGCTTCGTGATCGACTCCGCAGGCTGCTGGGCGGCCGACGGCGCATCGCCCCATCCCCACTCGGTCGAGGTCGCCGCGCGACACGGCATCGATCTGCCGGCGCTGGTCGGCCGCTCGCGCGGGGTCGTGCCCGACGACCTCCATCGCTTCGATCACGTGCTCGCGATGGATCGCGCCAACCTCGACGACCTGCAGCGTCTGCAGCGGCTGTCGGCGTTCGGCCCGGTGCAGGGCGGCAAGGCGCGCGTGCGACTGCTGCGGCACGTGGTCGATCCCAAGGCCCAGGGGTCCGACGCCGACGTGCCCGATCCGGTGAGGCGCGGCATCGAGGCCTACGAGCACGTGTTCGCGATCCTCGAGCGCGCGTGCGTGGGCTTGCTCGACGAGCTGCCGACGCCGTAG
- a CDS encoding NADP-dependent malic enzyme, whose product MKKVRRKDALDYHTAGRPGKIQVVATKPLTSQRDLSLAYSPGVAEPCLAIAEDPSLAHRYTARGNLVAVITNGTAVLGLGNIGPLAAKPVMEGKGVLFKKFADIDVFDLELDASDPDRFVECVAALEPTFGGINLEDIKAPESFYIEEKLRARMKIPVFHDDQHGTAIISGAALINAALLQGKALGELRVVVSGAGASAIACARFFVALGVDHGKILMADSRGVLHDGRDDLTPVKREFAQRTTARKLADALVGADVFLGLSKGGVVTPEMIEPMAPRPIIFALANPDPEIGYDEAKLARPDAIVATGRSDYDNQVNNVLGFPFVFRGALDVRATTISEPMKIAAAQALADLARRDVPQEVSRAYGTEFHFGPSYIIPKPFDPRVLYWVAPAVARAAVESGAATGPFDERAYVEHLRGLLGHSTAVLRKFVRRAATDPRRVVFPEADDPRILEACSILLDEKVARPVLLGSRELIEGVVRSREIDIDLGRCEIVDPATDPALADYATSLYEMRQRKGMGRRAAMKLLRDRNYFGLMMVKHGRADAVVTGLLAPYAETIRPMLQIIGLAPGIRRAAGMYLMLHRQRGILCFGDTTVNLHSDAETLADVAELVADAASTFELEPRVAMLSMSNFGSVRHAEAGKVARAVELLRSRRPDLEVEGELQGNLAVDYALQQRTFPFSRMSGPANVLVFPNLDAGNVAYKLVRELGGVTTVGPVLLGMARAVTVLERDCEVDNIVLMTALTVVEAQELDRRRIAAE is encoded by the coding sequence ATGAAGAAGGTTCGCCGCAAAGACGCGCTCGACTACCACACGGCCGGGCGGCCCGGGAAGATCCAGGTGGTCGCGACCAAGCCGTTGACCAGCCAGCGCGATCTCTCGCTCGCGTACTCGCCCGGTGTCGCCGAGCCATGCCTCGCGATCGCCGAGGATCCCTCGCTCGCGCACCGCTACACCGCGCGCGGCAACCTCGTCGCGGTCATCACCAACGGCACCGCGGTGTTGGGCCTGGGCAACATCGGTCCGCTGGCCGCCAAGCCGGTGATGGAGGGCAAGGGCGTGCTCTTCAAGAAGTTCGCCGACATCGACGTGTTCGACCTCGAGCTCGACGCCAGCGATCCCGATCGCTTCGTCGAGTGCGTGGCCGCGCTCGAGCCGACCTTCGGCGGCATCAACCTCGAGGACATCAAGGCGCCCGAGTCCTTCTACATCGAGGAGAAGCTGCGCGCGCGCATGAAGATCCCGGTGTTCCACGACGACCAGCACGGCACCGCGATCATCTCGGGCGCCGCGCTGATCAACGCTGCGCTGCTGCAGGGCAAGGCGCTCGGCGAGCTGCGCGTGGTCGTCAGTGGCGCGGGGGCCTCGGCGATCGCGTGTGCGCGCTTCTTCGTGGCGCTGGGCGTCGACCACGGCAAGATCCTCATGGCCGACTCCCGTGGCGTGCTGCACGACGGCCGCGACGACCTGACACCGGTCAAGCGGGAGTTCGCGCAGCGGACCACCGCGCGCAAGTTGGCCGACGCGCTGGTCGGCGCCGATGTGTTCCTGGGGCTGTCCAAGGGCGGCGTGGTCACGCCCGAGATGATCGAGCCGATGGCGCCGCGGCCCATCATCTTCGCGCTCGCCAACCCGGATCCCGAGATCGGCTACGACGAGGCCAAGCTGGCCCGGCCCGACGCGATCGTGGCGACCGGACGCAGCGACTACGACAACCAGGTCAACAACGTGCTGGGCTTCCCGTTCGTGTTCCGCGGCGCGCTCGACGTGCGCGCGACCACCATCAGCGAGCCGATGAAGATCGCGGCCGCGCAGGCGCTCGCCGACCTCGCGCGTCGCGACGTGCCGCAAGAGGTCTCGCGGGCCTACGGCACCGAGTTCCACTTCGGCCCCAGCTACATCATCCCCAAGCCGTTCGATCCGCGGGTCCTGTACTGGGTGGCGCCGGCGGTCGCGCGCGCCGCGGTCGAGTCGGGTGCTGCGACCGGGCCGTTCGACGAGCGCGCCTATGTCGAGCACCTGCGCGGGCTGCTCGGCCACTCGACCGCGGTGCTGCGCAAGTTCGTGCGGCGGGCCGCGACCGACCCGCGGCGGGTCGTGTTCCCCGAGGCCGACGACCCGCGCATCCTCGAGGCCTGCTCGATCCTGCTCGACGAGAAGGTCGCCAGGCCGGTGCTGCTCGGCTCGCGCGAGCTCATCGAGGGCGTGGTGCGCAGCCGCGAGATCGACATCGATCTGGGTCGCTGCGAAATCGTCGATCCGGCCACCGACCCGGCGCTGGCCGACTATGCGACCTCGCTGTACGAGATGCGTCAACGCAAGGGCATGGGGCGCCGCGCCGCCATGAAGCTGCTGCGCGATCGCAACTACTTCGGCCTCATGATGGTCAAGCACGGCCGCGCCGACGCGGTCGTCACCGGATTGCTGGCGCCGTACGCCGAGACCATCCGTCCGATGCTGCAGATCATCGGGCTCGCGCCCGGCATCCGTCGCGCCGCCGGTATGTACCTGATGCTGCACCGACAGCGCGGAATCCTCTGCTTCGGCGACACCACCGTGAACCTGCACAGCGACGCCGAGACGCTCGCCGACGTCGCGGAGCTGGTCGCCGACGCCGCGAGCACCTTCGAGCTCGAGCCGCGGGTCGCGATGCTGTCGATGTCGAACTTCGGCTCCGTGCGTCACGCCGAGGCCGGCAAGGTCGCCCGCGCGGTCGAGCTGCTGCGCAGCCGCCGGCCGGATCTGGAGGTCGAGGGCGAGCTGCAGGGCAACCTCGCCGTCGACTACGCGCTGCAGCAGCGTACGTTCCCGTTCTCGCGCATGTCGGGACCGGCCAACGTGCTGGTGTTCCCCAACCTCGACGCCGGCAACGTCGCATACAAGCTGGTGCGCGAACTGGGCGGGGTGACCACGGTGGGGCCGGTGCTGCTGGGCATGGCGCGCGCGGTCACGGTGCTCGAGCGCGACTGCGAGGTCGACAACATCGTGCTGATGACGGCGCTCACCGTGGTCGAGGCACAGGAGCTCGATCGACGCCGCATCGCGGCGGAGTGA
- the topA gene encoding type I DNA topoisomerase — translation MPQSPRKQPTSSTTTAARKVDRGASAKSTGRNGDAGKSAAAAPKNGRSAAKTAAKPELKAPAKPSAKSAAKSAAKAPAKARGKASEIEVVDDDELDVNAPAKPFKRGNGRQLVIVESPAKAKTINKYLGADFVVHASVGHVRDLPEKAPKGEKQPVPGVDLEHGFRPTYVVLSGKQKTVAELKRYAKDASEVWFATDLDREGEAIAWHLAQVLGIQPARAKRVVFNAITKTEVQKAFAHPRPIDEAKVNAQQARRILDRIVGYQASPLLWKKVARGLSAGRVQSVAVRLIVEREREIQAFVPDERWEVSALVSKAAVGDKGDKAIDKLAKGWTALLATRDEKGKPPTVKIKNGWLGEHQGFSAELVEIGGKKFELGCPADKPKDLTAEVKKVAEAVGLVQVAVDSTEDPSGKGPAKWLRTVAGKVAPGVRYEVTGIETRRTSTKPSPPFITSSLQIAAANQLGFTAQRTMRAAQALYEGVEIPGEGQVGLITYMRTDSTNLAPEAVDEARKFIGKLGPKYLPDEPQRYSSSNKDAQEAHEAIRPTSVERKPEDVAAALTTDQARLYDLIWRRFVACQMVPAQWDSTAVTMTRADKKTGAVLRATGRVLAFDGFYRITGAPLASDEQTLPELAKKDTLGAFAIDALQKFGSPPPRYTEASLVKTMESEGIGRPSTYASIISVIQDRKYVEQVERRFHATDLGEVVTDKLTEAFPALIDVGYTRQMEAELDKIEDQAGDWVKMLKDFYGPFSRALEAAHEDMTHAKAEIQPALFKCPKCGSRTCYRFGRNGRFLSCTTYPECDYSAPIDREGRPQLPEMVDIACPDDGSQMELRNGRFGQFLASVNYPASTFVLNLDKKGGVKFPSMPPLVVDALECPKCKSPMNLRRGKRGPWLGCSAFPKCRGRLAWTSVEESLQKQLEKQLEKHEKQHPPVVIKTLSGKPIAEGTPVQQLLVAGRAIELEIHPAAAKELGVTVAKRAKA, via the coding sequence ATGCCGCAGAGTCCACGCAAGCAGCCCACCAGCTCGACCACGACCGCTGCGCGTAAAGTGGATCGAGGCGCGAGCGCCAAGTCCACCGGTCGCAACGGCGACGCGGGCAAGTCCGCCGCGGCCGCGCCGAAGAACGGTCGCAGCGCGGCCAAGACGGCGGCCAAGCCCGAGCTGAAGGCGCCCGCGAAGCCGAGCGCCAAGTCGGCCGCGAAGTCGGCCGCCAAGGCGCCCGCGAAGGCCCGCGGCAAGGCCAGCGAGATCGAGGTCGTCGATGACGACGAGCTCGACGTCAACGCCCCCGCCAAGCCGTTCAAGCGCGGCAACGGCCGCCAGCTGGTCATCGTCGAGTCTCCCGCGAAGGCCAAGACCATCAACAAGTACCTGGGCGCCGACTTCGTCGTGCACGCCAGCGTCGGTCACGTGCGCGACCTGCCCGAGAAGGCGCCCAAGGGCGAGAAGCAGCCGGTGCCCGGCGTCGATCTCGAGCACGGCTTCCGGCCCACCTACGTGGTGCTCTCCGGCAAGCAGAAGACCGTCGCCGAGCTCAAGCGCTACGCCAAGGACGCCTCGGAAGTCTGGTTTGCGACGGACCTCGATCGCGAGGGCGAGGCGATTGCCTGGCATCTCGCGCAGGTGCTCGGCATCCAGCCGGCCCGCGCCAAGCGGGTGGTCTTCAACGCCATCACCAAGACCGAGGTGCAGAAGGCGTTCGCGCATCCACGCCCGATCGACGAGGCCAAGGTCAACGCGCAGCAGGCCCGCCGCATCCTCGATCGCATCGTCGGCTACCAGGCCTCGCCGCTGTTGTGGAAGAAGGTCGCGCGGGGGCTCTCGGCCGGTCGCGTGCAATCGGTCGCGGTGCGGCTCATCGTCGAGCGCGAGCGCGAGATCCAGGCCTTCGTGCCCGACGAGCGCTGGGAGGTCAGCGCGCTGGTGAGCAAGGCGGCGGTCGGCGACAAGGGCGACAAGGCCATCGACAAGCTCGCCAAGGGCTGGACCGCGCTGCTCGCCACCCGCGACGAGAAGGGCAAGCCGCCGACGGTCAAGATCAAGAACGGCTGGCTCGGCGAGCACCAGGGCTTCAGCGCCGAGCTGGTCGAGATCGGTGGCAAGAAGTTCGAGCTGGGCTGCCCCGCCGACAAGCCCAAGGATCTGACCGCCGAGGTGAAGAAGGTCGCCGAGGCCGTCGGCCTGGTGCAGGTCGCGGTCGACAGCACCGAGGACCCCAGCGGCAAGGGCCCGGCGAAGTGGCTGCGCACGGTGGCCGGCAAGGTCGCGCCCGGCGTGCGCTACGAGGTCACCGGCATCGAGACCCGCCGCACCAGCACCAAGCCGTCGCCGCCGTTCATCACCTCGTCGCTGCAGATCGCCGCCGCCAACCAGCTCGGCTTCACCGCGCAGCGGACCATGCGGGCCGCGCAGGCGCTGTACGAAGGCGTCGAGATCCCCGGCGAGGGCCAGGTCGGTCTCATCACGTACATGCGCACCGACTCGACCAACCTCGCGCCCGAGGCGGTCGACGAGGCGCGCAAGTTCATCGGCAAGCTCGGGCCCAAGTACCTGCCCGACGAGCCGCAGCGCTACAGCTCCTCCAACAAGGACGCGCAGGAGGCCCACGAGGCCATCCGTCCGACCAGCGTCGAGCGCAAGCCCGAGGACGTCGCGGCCGCGCTCACCACCGATCAGGCGCGGCTGTACGATCTCATCTGGCGGCGCTTCGTCGCGTGCCAGATGGTGCCCGCGCAGTGGGACTCGACCGCGGTCACGATGACGCGCGCCGACAAGAAGACCGGCGCCGTGCTGCGTGCGACCGGCCGCGTGCTCGCGTTCGACGGCTTCTACCGCATCACCGGCGCGCCGCTGGCCTCCGACGAGCAGACCCTGCCGGAGCTGGCCAAGAAGGACACCCTGGGCGCCTTCGCCATCGACGCGCTGCAGAAGTTCGGCAGCCCGCCGCCGCGCTACACCGAAGCCTCGCTGGTCAAGACCATGGAGTCCGAGGGCATCGGTCGCCCGTCGACCTACGCCTCGATCATCAGCGTCATCCAAGACCGCAAGTACGTCGAGCAGGTCGAGCGTCGCTTCCACGCCACCGACCTCGGCGAGGTCGTCACCGACAAGCTCACCGAGGCGTTCCCGGCCCTCATCGACGTCGGTTACACCCGCCAGATGGAGGCCGAGCTCGACAAGATCGAGGACCAGGCCGGCGACTGGGTGAAGATGTTGAAGGACTTCTACGGCCCGTTCTCGCGCGCGCTCGAGGCGGCCCACGAGGACATGACCCACGCCAAGGCGGAGATCCAGCCGGCGTTGTTCAAGTGCCCCAAGTGCGGCTCACGCACGTGCTACCGCTTCGGTCGCAACGGTCGCTTCCTGTCGTGCACGACCTACCCGGAGTGTGACTACTCGGCGCCCATCGACCGCGAAGGCCGGCCGCAGCTGCCCGAGATGGTCGACATCGCGTGCCCCGACGACGGCTCGCAGATGGAGCTGCGAAACGGTCGCTTCGGCCAGTTCCTGGCCTCGGTGAACTATCCCGCCAGCACCTTCGTGCTCAACCTCGACAAGAAGGGCGGCGTGAAATTCCCGTCGATGCCGCCGCTGGTGGTCGACGCGCTCGAGTGCCCGAAGTGCAAGAGCCCGATGAACCTGCGTCGCGGCAAGCGCGGCCCGTGGCTGGGCTGCTCGGCGTTCCCGAAGTGTCGCGGTCGCCTGGCGTGGACCAGCGTCGAGGAGTCGCTGCAGAAGCAGCTCGAGAAGCAGCTCGAGAAGCACGAGAAGCAGCACCCGCCGGTCGTCATCAAGACGCTCTCGGGCAAGCCCATCGCCGAGGGCACGCCGGTGCAGCAGCTGCTGGTGGCCGGACGCGCGATCGAGCTCGAGATCCACCCCGCCGCCGCCAAGGAGCTCGGCGTGACGGTGGCGAAGCGGGCGAAGGCGTAG
- a CDS encoding Dabb family protein, whose amino-acid sequence MIERVVLIKLKPEFASDEQRAAIAETTAATLPQAEGVRALRIGTPADARTRRDWDLCLQVVLDDVDAVERYRVDRVHRAYADEFLKPLMAKIHVFNFERFEAVAVS is encoded by the coding sequence ATGATCGAACGCGTGGTGCTGATCAAGCTCAAGCCCGAGTTCGCGAGCGATGAGCAACGGGCGGCGATTGCCGAGACGACCGCGGCCACGCTGCCGCAGGCCGAGGGCGTGCGGGCGCTCCGCATCGGCACGCCCGCCGACGCGCGCACGCGACGCGACTGGGATCTGTGCCTGCAGGTCGTGCTCGACGACGTCGACGCGGTCGAGCGCTACCGCGTCGATCGGGTACATCGCGCCTATGCCGACGAGTTCCTGAAGCCGCTGATGGCGAAGATCCACGTCTTCAACTTCGAGCGCTTCGAGGCGGTCGCAGTGTCGTAG
- a CDS encoding SUMF1/EgtB/PvdO family nonheme iron enzyme produces the protein MQTKPYSDPKRSSSPPVSPEPLPMGWAGDDGRTLPAPPAFGTVLPAPPPPRAPGGSMRGVVFGALAAVAVIGGVGAYVALAPADDGGSSRSMAAAAMGTPEAATGPIEAPAATSSSNAEPAAPAPASPCPDGMTLVEGGKFYMGTDADDAVLAAARPAHRAEVTPFCIDIHEVTVAAYRGCSTKGECKRAFRDSRWPQGSTDDAAWKQQMAAHSELCNENYDDRGEHPINCIDWAQAQHFCEWRGGTLPSEAQWEFAARGSDGRVYSWGDALPSREHMNGAGPEYIAWRERKGLPAHGVLYDTDDGFIGTAPVGSAKLGRSQQGLFDLAGNVFEWTADAYAPYPGADAPADADAGKRRVIRGGAFNSFQPQFADPALRFPQDADAHAHGIGFRCAAAPRA, from the coding sequence ATGCAGACCAAGCCCTACTCCGACCCGAAGCGATCGTCGTCGCCGCCGGTGAGTCCCGAGCCGCTGCCCATGGGCTGGGCGGGTGACGACGGCCGCACGCTGCCGGCGCCGCCGGCGTTCGGCACCGTGTTGCCAGCACCACCGCCACCGCGCGCGCCGGGTGGCTCGATGCGCGGTGTGGTCTTCGGTGCCCTCGCGGCCGTCGCCGTGATCGGCGGGGTCGGGGCCTACGTCGCGCTCGCGCCCGCCGACGACGGCGGATCGTCGCGGTCGATGGCGGCCGCGGCGATGGGCACGCCCGAGGCCGCGACCGGCCCCATCGAAGCCCCCGCCGCGACGTCGTCGTCGAACGCGGAGCCGGCAGCGCCCGCGCCCGCGTCGCCGTGCCCCGACGGCATGACGCTCGTCGAGGGCGGCAAATTCTACATGGGCACCGATGCCGACGATGCGGTGCTGGCCGCGGCGCGCCCGGCCCATCGGGCCGAGGTCACGCCGTTCTGCATCGACATCCACGAGGTCACCGTCGCGGCGTACCGGGGCTGCTCGACCAAGGGCGAGTGCAAGCGAGCGTTCCGCGACAGCCGCTGGCCACAGGGCAGCACCGACGACGCCGCGTGGAAGCAGCAGATGGCCGCGCACTCCGAGCTGTGCAACGAGAACTACGACGATCGCGGTGAGCACCCCATCAACTGCATCGACTGGGCGCAGGCGCAGCACTTCTGCGAGTGGCGCGGCGGCACGCTGCCGAGCGAGGCGCAGTGGGAGTTCGCGGCCCGTGGCTCCGACGGCCGCGTGTACTCGTGGGGTGACGCGCTGCCGTCGCGCGAGCACATGAACGGTGCCGGGCCCGAGTACATCGCGTGGCGCGAGCGCAAGGGCTTGCCGGCCCACGGCGTGCTCTACGACACCGACGACGGCTTCATCGGCACCGCGCCGGTCGGCAGTGCCAAGCTCGGCCGCTCGCAGCAGGGTCTGTTCGACCTCGCCGGCAACGTGTTCGAGTGGACCGCCGACGCCTACGCGCCGTACCCCGGCGCCGATGCGCCCGCCGACGCCGATGCGGGCAAGCGGCGGGTGATCCGCGGCGGCGCCTTCAACAGCTTCCAGCCGCAGTTCGCCGATCCGGCGCTGCGCTTCCCCCAAGACGCGGACGCCCATGCCCACGGCATCGGCTTCCGCTGCGCGGCTGCGCCGCGCGCCTGA